From Falsiruegeria litorea R37, the proteins below share one genomic window:
- a CDS encoding ROK family transcriptional regulator, which yields MSEIRKAGRIPRIELSEKTGISRATVTTITAELLQRGLIEEVTREDGGTDSRRGRPRVDLKIRGSAHLVAGVKISHLKLSLVLIDFEGRQLHGIENDMDQSVQSPDALAALIAQTVSELAQAAGHSLEQVSGVGIGIAGVVEASNGFVYWSPSLNERNVEFGKLASQHLGLPAFVDNDANLVAFAEYSFGLARGMPDFLVVTIESGVGLGLMIDGELYRGTRGCGAEFGHTKVHLNGALCRCGQRGCLEAYVADYALLREATLTPDVDVSADPAQRIETLLTAARNDDPTARSVVDRAGQYFAMGLANLANIFDPALIILAGEQMQFDHLYEEAVIDAMRKSIIRVDRDPPEVVVHKWGDLMWAKGGAAYALDRVSDLALEKMSDHAA from the coding sequence TTGTCAGAGATCCGTAAAGCGGGCCGGATCCCCCGGATCGAACTGTCCGAAAAGACCGGCATCAGCCGTGCAACCGTGACGACGATCACGGCTGAGTTGCTTCAGCGCGGCTTGATTGAAGAGGTCACCCGTGAAGATGGCGGGACAGATTCCCGGAGAGGGCGGCCTCGGGTTGATCTAAAGATTCGCGGCTCGGCACATTTGGTGGCGGGTGTGAAAATCTCGCATTTGAAATTGTCCCTGGTGCTCATCGATTTCGAAGGGAGACAGCTGCACGGCATCGAAAACGATATGGATCAAAGCGTGCAATCGCCCGATGCCCTTGCCGCATTAATTGCGCAGACCGTCAGTGAATTGGCACAAGCTGCAGGCCATTCCTTGGAACAGGTCTCGGGTGTGGGCATCGGGATCGCCGGTGTCGTCGAAGCCAGCAACGGCTTTGTCTATTGGTCACCCTCTCTGAACGAGCGCAACGTCGAGTTCGGTAAACTGGCCAGTCAACACCTTGGCCTGCCCGCCTTTGTCGACAACGACGCCAATCTGGTGGCCTTTGCCGAATACAGCTTTGGCCTAGCCCGCGGGATGCCAGACTTTCTGGTGGTAACTATCGAAAGCGGCGTGGGTCTTGGCCTGATGATCGACGGCGAACTCTATCGCGGCACACGTGGATGCGGGGCCGAGTTTGGACACACCAAGGTCCATCTCAACGGGGCCCTGTGCCGCTGTGGCCAGCGTGGATGTCTTGAAGCCTATGTGGCCGATTACGCCCTGCTGCGCGAAGCCACGCTGACACCGGACGTGGACGTTTCAGCAGATCCCGCACAGCGGATCGAAACGCTTCTGACCGCGGCCCGCAACGACGATCCGACCGCACGCAGTGTCGTAGACCGGGCCGGGCAGTATTTTGCCATGGGGCTAGCCAATCTGGCCAACATCTTTGACCCGGCGTTGATTATTTTGGCTGGCGAACAGATGCAGTTCGACCACTTGTACGAGGAAGCGGTGATCGATGCGATGCGCAAGTCCATCATCCGGGTGGACCGCGACCCGCCCGAGGTGGTGGTGCACAAATGGGGTGATTTGATGTGGGCCAAAGGCGGGGCGGCCTATGCGCTTGATCGCGTCTCGGACCTTGCATTGGAAAAGATGAGCGACCATGCCGCGTGA
- a CDS encoding ATP-binding cassette domain-containing protein, translating to MAKSDINRDQTPLVEMRDICISFGGVHAVDHVSVDLYPGEVVGLLGHNGAGKSTLIKILSGAYQGDSGEILINGEKVEINNPRDARAHKIETIYQTLALADNLDAASNLFLGRELVTSLGLVDDDAMESECRKIMGRLNPNFKKFAEPVSALSGGQRQSVAIARAVYFDARILIMDEPTAALGPHETQMVSELIQQLKAEGIGIFLISHDIHDVMDLCDRASVMKNGKLVGTVDVDDVTDDDLLGMIILGKTPGSSEAE from the coding sequence ATGGCCAAATCCGACATCAACCGCGATCAGACTCCGCTGGTCGAAATGCGCGACATCTGCATCTCATTCGGCGGTGTCCATGCCGTCGATCACGTCAGCGTCGACCTCTATCCGGGCGAGGTCGTGGGCCTCTTGGGTCACAACGGTGCGGGCAAATCCACGCTGATCAAAATCCTGTCGGGCGCGTATCAAGGCGACAGCGGCGAGATCCTGATCAATGGTGAAAAGGTTGAGATCAACAACCCCCGCGATGCCCGCGCTCACAAGATCGAGACGATCTATCAGACGCTGGCGCTGGCCGACAATCTGGATGCCGCCAGCAACCTGTTTCTGGGGCGTGAACTGGTCACCTCTCTCGGGTTGGTCGACGATGACGCGATGGAATCCGAATGTCGCAAGATCATGGGGCGGCTCAACCCGAACTTCAAAAAGTTCGCGGAACCCGTTTCGGCGCTTTCGGGCGGGCAGCGCCAATCGGTGGCGATCGCGCGTGCAGTCTATTTCGATGCGCGCATCCTGATCATGGATGAACCAACTGCTGCTCTGGGCCCGCATGAAACTCAGATGGTTTCCGAGTTGATTCAGCAGCTGAAAGCGGAAGGCATCGGCATCTTTCTGATCAGCCATGATATCCACGATGTGATGGATCTGTGCGACCGAGCCAGTGTGATGAAGAATGGAAAACTGGTTGGCACCGTCGATGTGGATGATGTCACCGATGACGACCTTTTGGGTATGATCATTCTGGGTAAGACCCCCGGTTCCAGCGAGGCGGAATGA
- a CDS encoding sugar ABC transporter permease, with the protein MTQSEAELSPARPPAAPKKNIVQTLELDLRLLGMIGAFAVLCIGFDLVTGGRFLTPRNIFNLTIQTVSVAIMATGMVFVIVTRHIDLSVGALLATCSAVMAMTQTQFLPNVLGLGLGHPLIPWISIAVGLLVGTLIGAFHGWMIGYLAIPAFIVTLGGLLVWRNVGWYLTSGKTIGPLDPTFQKFGGINGTLGATGSWVLGLLAVAGALYGLWASRRNKIKHGFSVKPMWAEGILASIITSAILGFVAILNAYEVPTRKLQRMFEARGEVMPEGFTQSYGIPISVLLLIFIAIAMTILAKRTRLGRYIFATGGNPDAAELSGINTRWLTVKIFALMGALCAVSAVVASARLTNHSNDIGTLDELRVIAAAVIGGTALAGGLGTIHGAILGALIMQSLQSGMAMVGVDAPLQNIVVGAVLVLAVLIDIIYRKKTGES; encoded by the coding sequence ATGACCCAATCCGAAGCGGAACTGTCACCCGCGCGCCCGCCAGCTGCTCCGAAGAAGAACATCGTACAAACGCTGGAACTGGATTTGCGGCTTTTGGGCATGATCGGCGCGTTTGCTGTGTTGTGCATCGGGTTTGACTTGGTCACCGGCGGGCGGTTTCTGACACCGCGAAATATCTTCAACCTGACGATCCAGACCGTATCCGTTGCGATCATGGCAACCGGAATGGTGTTTGTCATCGTCACCCGTCACATCGACTTGAGCGTGGGTGCGCTGCTGGCCACATGCTCGGCCGTGATGGCGATGACGCAGACACAGTTTCTGCCCAACGTTCTCGGGCTTGGCCTGGGTCATCCGCTGATCCCCTGGATTTCGATCGCTGTTGGCCTTCTGGTCGGCACGCTCATTGGCGCGTTTCACGGCTGGATGATCGGTTACCTGGCCATCCCGGCCTTTATCGTGACGCTTGGGGGGCTTTTGGTCTGGCGCAATGTGGGTTGGTATCTGACCAGCGGCAAGACCATCGGCCCGCTGGATCCGACCTTTCAAAAGTTCGGTGGCATCAATGGAACCTTGGGTGCAACCGGATCCTGGGTTCTGGGCCTGCTGGCTGTGGCGGGAGCCCTTTACGGCCTTTGGGCCAGCCGCCGGAACAAGATCAAGCATGGCTTTTCTGTCAAACCAATGTGGGCCGAAGGCATTCTGGCCTCCATCATCACCTCTGCCATCCTGGGTTTTGTTGCCATTCTGAACGCATATGAGGTGCCGACCCGCAAGCTGCAGCGCATGTTTGAAGCGCGTGGTGAGGTCATGCCAGAGGGGTTCACACAATCCTATGGCATCCCGATTTCGGTTTTGCTGCTGATCTTCATCGCGATCGCAATGACCATCCTTGCCAAGCGCACCCGACTGGGACGCTATATCTTTGCCACCGGGGGCAACCCGGACGCGGCAGAGCTGTCGGGGATCAACACGCGCTGGCTGACGGTCAAGATATTTGCCCTGATGGGCGCATTGTGCGCGGTTTCCGCAGTGGTGGCCTCGGCCCGGCTGACCAATCACTCCAATGACATCGGCACGCTGGACGAGTTGCGCGTGATCGCGGCAGCCGTTATCGGCGGTACGGCGCTGGCCGGTGGCTTGGGCACCATTCACGGCGCCATCCTGGGGGCGCTGATCATGCAGTCGCTGCAATCAGGTATGGCGATGGTTGGCGTCGATGCGCCGCTGCAGAACATCGTCGTGGGCGCGGTCCTGGTGCTGGCTGTTCTGATCGACATCATCTATCGCAAGAAGACGGGAGAGAGCTGA
- a CDS encoding glucokinase produces MTVLVADVGGTNTRIGLADGGAVTRISRYENDVYPSFDAVLTEYVSQLEDVSFSGAVIAVAGPVTSDRASLTNRNWRFDSGRLAALLPGTGKVHLLNDLAALGHALPDLAEQQIATLLAGSGQQINTQQLVVGVGTGFNVCLLRDGVVMAAELGHASLPSNVQAVLVASLGRRAEMFPTNEAILSGRGLSRLHKAMTDTDMDGPSIISATGVNGCDVATETVSLFARVLGCFTRELVFQYLPMGGIYFAGGAARGLLGSNARHDFAAAFLQEGAFYEQMAQIPVHMISDDQAALTGAARYLGGR; encoded by the coding sequence ATGACTGTTCTTGTGGCAGATGTGGGCGGCACAAACACGCGCATCGGTCTGGCCGATGGTGGTGCTGTGACGCGGATCAGCCGGTACGAAAATGACGTCTACCCATCGTTCGACGCAGTGCTCACAGAATATGTGTCACAGCTGGAAGACGTCTCTTTTTCTGGCGCGGTGATCGCGGTGGCCGGTCCTGTGACGTCGGACCGGGCCAGTTTGACAAACAGGAATTGGCGCTTTGACAGCGGACGGTTGGCCGCGCTGCTTCCGGGGACCGGCAAAGTGCATTTGCTTAACGATCTGGCTGCACTTGGTCACGCCTTGCCGGATCTGGCCGAACAGCAAATTGCCACTCTGTTGGCCGGCTCTGGACAACAGATCAATACCCAGCAGTTGGTGGTCGGGGTGGGCACAGGCTTTAACGTTTGCTTGTTGCGGGACGGCGTGGTGATGGCGGCCGAATTGGGCCATGCAAGCCTACCTTCCAATGTGCAAGCTGTCTTGGTTGCATCTTTGGGGCGACGTGCCGAGATGTTCCCAACCAACGAGGCGATCTTGTCAGGGCGTGGGTTGTCTCGATTGCACAAAGCGATGACGGATACGGATATGGATGGCCCGTCCATCATCAGTGCAACCGGGGTGAATGGGTGTGATGTCGCAACGGAGACCGTCAGTCTGTTTGCAAGAGTTTTGGGCTGTTTCACGCGTGAATTGGTGTTCCAGTACCTTCCGATGGGGGGCATCTACTTTGCCGGCGGAGCGGCCCGCGGCTTGCTTGGGTCGAATGCGCGACACGACTTTGCAGCGGCTTTCCTGCAGGAGGGAGCGTTTTACGAGCAAATGGCTCAGATCCCGGTTCATATGATTTCCGATGATCAGGCCGCCTTGACGGGCGCAGCCCGGTACTTGGGCGGGAGATAA
- the xylF gene encoding D-xylose ABC transporter substrate-binding protein, with protein sequence MKFFATATAVVAGAIMSTAAWADDIVIGVSWSNFQEERWKTDEAAIKAELDAKGAQYISADAQSSSAKQLSDVESLIAQGATALIILAQDAQAIGPAVQAAADEGIPVIGYDRLIEDPRAFYLTFDNVEVGRMQARAVFEAMPKGRYVMIKGSPTDPNADFLRGGQQEVLQDAIDKGDITIVAEAYTDGWLPANAQRNMEQILTAQDNGVDAVVASNDGTAGGVVAALTAQGMEGIPVSGQDGDHAALNRVAKGTQTVSVWKDARELGKAAARIAVSLAEGTKMNAIGGADDWTSPGGTKMSAVFLAPLPVTKQNLSDVVDAGWITKEALCQGVTAGPTPCN encoded by the coding sequence ATGAAATTCTTTGCAACCGCGACGGCCGTCGTCGCCGGCGCAATCATGAGCACCGCAGCCTGGGCTGACGACATTGTCATCGGCGTCAGTTGGTCGAATTTCCAAGAAGAGCGTTGGAAGACCGACGAGGCGGCGATCAAGGCGGAATTGGATGCCAAGGGTGCTCAATATATCTCGGCAGACGCGCAAAGCTCGTCGGCCAAGCAACTGTCGGACGTGGAAAGCCTGATTGCGCAAGGTGCAACCGCGCTGATCATTTTGGCCCAGGACGCTCAGGCCATCGGCCCGGCGGTTCAGGCCGCAGCGGACGAGGGGATCCCGGTTATTGGCTATGACCGTCTGATCGAAGATCCGCGTGCCTTTTATCTGACTTTCGACAACGTCGAAGTCGGCCGTATGCAGGCCCGCGCCGTGTTCGAGGCGATGCCCAAGGGGCGCTATGTCATGATCAAGGGCTCGCCCACTGACCCCAACGCAGATTTCCTGCGGGGTGGTCAGCAGGAGGTGCTGCAAGATGCCATCGACAAGGGTGATATTACCATCGTGGCCGAGGCCTATACCGATGGTTGGCTGCCCGCCAATGCGCAGCGCAACATGGAACAGATCCTGACTGCGCAAGACAACGGCGTCGATGCGGTTGTGGCGTCGAACGACGGCACGGCCGGCGGGGTCGTGGCCGCACTGACCGCGCAAGGCATGGAGGGTATTCCGGTTTCAGGTCAGGATGGTGATCATGCCGCTTTGAACCGCGTGGCCAAGGGGACACAGACGGTTTCGGTGTGGAAAGACGCCCGCGAACTTGGCAAGGCAGCAGCGCGCATAGCTGTTTCACTGGCCGAAGGAACCAAGATGAATGCCATTGGTGGCGCAGATGACTGGACCTCGCCCGGGGGCACCAAGATGAGTGCCGTCTTCCTGGCGCCGCTTCCCGTGACCAAGCAGAACCTGTCAGATGTCGTCGATGCAGGCTGGATCACCAAAGAAGCACTGTGCCAGGGCGTGACCGCAGGTCCGACGCCGTGCAATTGA
- a CDS encoding CRTAC1 family protein has product MPREVLSLLLPLIASTATADITFTPVKMPEHQYTGGWEHFVGGGLASFDCNDDHLPELFAAGGQAPALLLRNTSSAGGAIQFDADTPDSLRQTGVIGAYPLDIDADGQMDLVLLRVGQNRLLKGGPDCSFAPFTELDFRSDERWTTAFSATWEIEQSLPTLAFGNYVDRSDPDGPFRACDINLLYRPDATRYAHPTVLEPGYCPLSMLFSDWGRTGQTDLRISNDRHYYVDGGAEQLWRLSPDLRLYDESDGWQDHKLWGMGIAARDLDHDGQQEVFLTSMGDQRLQRLTGPGPRFEDVPYTLGTTAHRPYSGGDGRPSTGWHVAFGDVQNDGLDDVFISKGNVEQMPGSAMDDPNNLLIQNSDGTFSEAGDLAGLDSLHRGRGAAMVDLNADGLLDIAVVNRRAPLEVWQNTSQNTGAWLALSITQPGPNRNGVGSWIEVSTDLASGFWMAREITRGGGHAGGSAGFEHFGLGKANTAFVRVTWPDGTISNVIEVMPNQSLTFNRAGNDLLVSN; this is encoded by the coding sequence ATGCCGCGTGAGGTACTGTCCCTGCTCCTGCCCCTGATCGCGTCGACCGCGACCGCTGACATTACTTTCACACCGGTGAAGATGCCCGAACATCAATACACCGGGGGCTGGGAGCATTTTGTGGGGGGCGGGCTGGCCAGTTTCGACTGCAACGACGATCATCTGCCCGAACTGTTTGCCGCCGGCGGTCAGGCCCCTGCCCTGCTTTTGCGCAACACAAGCTCTGCTGGTGGCGCGATCCAGTTTGACGCAGACACGCCCGACAGTTTGCGCCAGACTGGCGTGATCGGTGCCTATCCACTGGACATCGATGCAGATGGCCAGATGGACTTGGTGCTGCTGCGGGTTGGCCAGAACAGGTTGCTCAAAGGCGGCCCCGATTGCAGCTTTGCTCCTTTTACCGAGCTGGATTTCCGCAGTGACGAGCGCTGGACCACCGCGTTTTCTGCCACATGGGAGATTGAGCAAAGCCTTCCGACGCTTGCCTTTGGCAACTATGTGGACCGCTCCGACCCGGACGGACCGTTTCGAGCTTGCGACATCAATCTTCTCTACCGTCCCGACGCGACACGTTACGCCCATCCCACCGTACTGGAACCAGGATACTGCCCCTTGTCCATGTTGTTCAGCGATTGGGGACGCACCGGACAAACCGACCTGCGGATCAGTAACGACCGGCACTATTATGTCGACGGTGGGGCCGAGCAGCTTTGGCGATTGTCGCCTGACTTGCGCCTTTATGATGAAAGCGATGGTTGGCAGGATCACAAGCTCTGGGGAATGGGGATCGCAGCGCGCGACTTGGATCACGACGGACAGCAAGAGGTTTTCCTGACCTCGATGGGCGATCAACGCTTGCAACGGCTGACAGGTCCCGGACCCCGGTTCGAGGATGTCCCCTACACTCTGGGCACCACCGCGCATCGTCCCTACAGCGGTGGTGACGGACGGCCCTCAACCGGTTGGCACGTGGCATTTGGCGACGTGCAGAATGATGGATTGGATGACGTTTTCATCTCCAAGGGCAATGTCGAACAAATGCCCGGCAGTGCCATGGATGACCCAAACAATTTGTTGATTCAAAATTCGGATGGCACATTCAGCGAAGCCGGAGACCTTGCAGGGCTGGACAGTCTGCACCGCGGGCGCGGCGCTGCAATGGTGGATTTGAACGCTGACGGCTTGTTGGACATCGCCGTTGTCAATCGCCGGGCACCGTTAGAGGTTTGGCAGAACACCAGCCAGAACACTGGCGCATGGCTGGCGCTTTCGATCACCCAACCCGGGCCAAATCGCAATGGCGTGGGCAGCTGGATCGAGGTTTCAACCGACCTTGCCTCTGGTTTCTGGATGGCACGCGAAATCACACGCGGGGGCGGACATGCTGGCGGCAGCGCCGGATTCGAACATTTTGGGTTGGGTAAGGCAAACACTGCCTTTGTCCGCGTGACTTGGCCGGACGGGACAATCAGTAATGTCATCGAAGTGATGCCCAACCAATCCCTAACATTCAACCGAGCGGGCAACGATCTCTTGGTCTCGAACTAG
- a CDS encoding Gfo/Idh/MocA family protein produces the protein MSRLFRWGCLSTAKIAREQVLPAILRSETGVLHAISSRNAGKAQLFAGRFGAARWYDSNEALLADQDVDGVYIPLPTSHHTEWAIRAAEAGKHVLCEKPIALKAPDIDRIAAAGRDNNVLISEAYMVWYHPQWHKVRELIEDGAIGRLRQVTGGFSFHNVDPANTRNQLEAGGGALPDIGVYPIITTLMSTGAEPLGVEAQVEYSPEFKTDIYAQAVVRFAEFNLSFHVSTQMALHQSMRFLGEFGWIDVRAPFNAGAYGAAEVVLYDQLNTRQQMFRFTGACQYELQVEAFARACAGNGTGVVPLSLSRQVQEIIDQIYAAGQS, from the coding sequence ATGAGCAGGTTGTTTCGTTGGGGATGCCTTTCAACGGCCAAGATTGCACGCGAACAAGTCTTGCCTGCGATCCTTCGCTCAGAGACAGGTGTGTTGCATGCCATTTCAAGTCGGAATGCAGGCAAAGCCCAACTGTTTGCCGGCCGGTTCGGTGCTGCGCGCTGGTATGACAGCAATGAAGCGCTGCTGGCGGATCAGGATGTCGACGGCGTCTATATCCCACTTCCCACGTCACATCACACGGAATGGGCCATTCGCGCGGCTGAGGCCGGCAAGCATGTGCTGTGCGAAAAACCGATTGCGTTGAAGGCCCCGGACATTGACCGGATCGCTGCGGCGGGGCGAGACAACAATGTTCTGATCTCCGAGGCCTATATGGTCTGGTATCATCCTCAGTGGCACAAGGTTCGCGAGTTGATAGAGGACGGTGCAATTGGGCGGTTAAGGCAGGTGACAGGCGGGTTTTCGTTTCACAACGTTGATCCAGCCAACACCCGCAATCAGTTGGAAGCCGGGGGCGGAGCCTTGCCCGACATTGGCGTCTACCCGATTATCACGACATTGATGAGCACAGGCGCCGAACCCCTGGGTGTCGAGGCGCAAGTCGAATACTCGCCGGAGTTCAAGACGGACATCTATGCACAGGCGGTTGTCAGATTCGCGGAGTTCAACCTGAGCTTTCACGTTTCGACCCAAATGGCTTTGCATCAATCAATGCGGTTTCTGGGAGAATTTGGCTGGATCGACGTGCGTGCACCGTTCAATGCGGGTGCGTATGGCGCGGCCGAAGTGGTTTTGTACGATCAGCTCAACACCCGGCAGCAGATGTTTCGGTTCACCGGAGCCTGTCAGTACGAGTTGCAAGTGGAGGCATTTGCCCGCGCCTGTGCCGGGAACGGAACGGGTGTGGTGCCCTTGTCGCTGTCCCGTCAGGTGCAAGAGATCATCGATCAGATCTATGCAGCGGGTCAGTCCTAG